In Sagittula stellata E-37, the following are encoded in one genomic region:
- a CDS encoding muconate/chloromuconate family cycloisomerase, giving the protein MSASRTAAVVDLGGATVRGTAIKAIRTRIVDCVTTRRHKLSNTELTHQSFVIVEAMLADGTTGYGEASTLGGPRWSEESVEAIKANIDTYLAPALLDGSALDFELNALKMKKAVSRNTSARAAVEGALYDAAGKALDLPATAFLGGAVRDRIEVLWALASGDAEQEIEEAKAKLDARLHRRFKIKLGFHEPREDMIRLRRIMSAMPAGTEMVVDINQGWSEATFIRYVPELAEMGIALIEQPLKPGLLHATARVAQRSPIPIMTDEAAFSTQDLVQNAVAATGSVYSLKLVKSGGLQEMKRAAAVAGAFGLELYGGCLLESGIGAAAHLAVFATLPALEWGCEHFGPSILQRDLTASGIAYRDFHIETPKGPGLGITVDTDALDAATRKH; this is encoded by the coding sequence ATGAGCGCATCCCGCACGGCAGCGGTGGTAGACCTTGGCGGCGCGACCGTCCGCGGCACCGCCATCAAGGCGATCCGGACGCGCATCGTCGACTGCGTCACGACCCGGCGACACAAGCTGTCGAACACCGAACTCACCCATCAGTCCTTTGTCATCGTCGAGGCGATGCTGGCCGACGGCACGACGGGCTACGGCGAAGCCAGCACCCTGGGCGGCCCGCGCTGGTCCGAGGAAAGCGTGGAAGCGATCAAGGCCAACATCGACACCTACCTGGCCCCCGCTCTGCTGGATGGCTCCGCGCTCGACTTCGAACTGAACGCGCTGAAGATGAAGAAGGCGGTCAGCCGCAACACCTCCGCCCGTGCCGCTGTCGAGGGGGCGCTCTACGACGCTGCGGGCAAGGCACTCGACCTGCCTGCCACCGCCTTCCTCGGCGGCGCCGTCCGCGACCGGATCGAAGTGCTCTGGGCCCTCGCCTCCGGAGACGCCGAGCAGGAGATCGAAGAGGCGAAGGCCAAGCTCGATGCCCGCCTGCACCGCCGCTTCAAGATCAAGCTGGGCTTCCATGAGCCGCGCGAGGACATGATCCGCCTGCGCCGCATCATGTCGGCCATGCCCGCAGGCACCGAAATGGTCGTCGACATCAACCAGGGATGGTCGGAGGCCACGTTCATAAGATACGTGCCGGAACTCGCCGAGATGGGTATCGCGCTGATCGAACAGCCGCTGAAGCCCGGCCTTCTGCACGCCACCGCCCGTGTAGCGCAGCGCAGCCCGATCCCGATCATGACCGACGAGGCCGCCTTTTCCACGCAGGACCTCGTGCAGAACGCCGTGGCCGCAACAGGCTCCGTCTACTCGCTCAAGCTGGTGAAATCCGGCGGCCTGCAGGAGATGAAGCGCGCTGCCGCCGTCGCCGGCGCCTTCGGGCTGGAACTTTACGGCGGATGCCTGCTCGAATCCGGCATCGGTGCCGCGGCCCACCTTGCCGTCTTCGCCACCCTGCCCGCGCTGGAATGGGGCTGCGAACACTTCGGTCCTTCGATCCTGCAGCGCGACCTGACCGCCAGCGGCATCGCCTACCGCGACTTCCACATCGAGACACCCAAAGGCCCGGGCCTTGGCATCACCGTCGACACCGACGCGCTCGACGCGGCCACCCGCAAGCACTGA
- a CDS encoding flavin reductase family protein gives MNVRFDHIDPRELRDACGAFATGVTVISTRTADGDHGMTANAFMSVSLDPPMIAISLDRKCRLLDKVRASGRYAVSILSDEMEKLAMHFAGRFDPDHADPFVETDGMPVVPGAASVFVCDVAQDVEAGDHVLFIGQVTRLERATEARPLLFHGGKFGGLAD, from the coding sequence ATGAATGTGCGCTTCGATCACATCGACCCCCGCGAACTGCGCGACGCCTGCGGCGCCTTCGCCACCGGCGTGACGGTGATTTCCACCCGTACTGCCGATGGCGACCACGGCATGACCGCCAACGCCTTCATGTCGGTGTCGCTGGACCCGCCGATGATCGCCATATCGCTGGACCGAAAGTGCAGGCTTCTGGACAAGGTGCGCGCCTCTGGCCGCTATGCCGTCAGCATCCTCTCCGACGAGATGGAAAAGCTGGCCATGCACTTCGCCGGGCGCTTCGACCCGGACCACGCCGACCCGTTCGTCGAAACGGATGGCATGCCGGTTGTGCCGGGCGCCGCGTCGGTGTTCGTGTGCGACGTGGCGCAGGACGTGGAAGCCGGGGATCACGTGCTGTTCATCGGGCAGGTGACGCGGCTTGAACGCGCGACGGAGGCCCGCCCTCTCCTTTTTCATGGCGGCAAGTTCGGCGGTCTGGCCGATTGA
- a CDS encoding alpha/beta fold hydrolase — protein sequence MIEPICGRYVTVEIAGRNQRIYFEEAGQGQPVLCLHTAGSDTRQWRHILNDAEITASHRIIAFDMPWHGKSLPPEGFQTEEYLLTTEVYMQTVLAVAKALELEKPVLAGVSMGGRIALQLAVHHPETFSAFLAIEASDFQPAWYDIDWFHRPDADGGEMGAALVSTNISPYAPLAERWNTLWMFMQSGPGVFRGDLSFYTQDDSLVGQLHRIDTTRTPVHFIVGAYDFTCTPEDAKRTADQIPGATLSVMEEVGHFPMSEHPDGFRPFFIDGLARVAGERAAAAE from the coding sequence ATGATTGAGCCGATTTGCGGACGCTACGTGACGGTGGAGATCGCGGGCCGGAACCAGCGCATCTATTTCGAGGAAGCGGGCCAGGGGCAGCCGGTGCTGTGCCTGCACACCGCCGGGTCGGACACGCGCCAGTGGCGGCACATCCTGAACGATGCGGAGATCACCGCGTCGCACCGAATCATCGCCTTCGACATGCCGTGGCACGGCAAGTCACTGCCACCCGAAGGCTTCCAGACCGAGGAATACCTGCTGACGACCGAGGTCTACATGCAGACCGTTCTTGCGGTGGCGAAGGCGCTGGAGCTGGAGAAGCCGGTGCTGGCGGGGGTGTCGATGGGCGGGCGGATCGCACTGCAACTGGCGGTGCACCACCCGGAGACCTTCTCGGCCTTCCTGGCCATCGAGGCGTCGGATTTCCAGCCGGCCTGGTACGACATCGACTGGTTCCACCGCCCCGACGCAGATGGCGGAGAGATGGGCGCGGCGCTGGTGTCGACCAATATTTCCCCGTATGCGCCGCTGGCGGAGCGCTGGAACACCTTGTGGATGTTCATGCAGTCAGGCCCGGGAGTCTTCCGGGGCGACCTGTCCTTCTACACCCAGGACGACAGTCTGGTGGGGCAGTTGCACCGGATCGACACGACGCGGACGCCGGTGCATTTCATCGTCGGAGCCTATGACTTCACCTGCACGCCGGAGGATGCGAAGCGCACCGCCGACCAGATCCCGGGGGCAACGCTTTCCGTGATGGAAGAAGTGGGGCATTTCCCGATGAGCGAGCACCCGGATGGCTTTCGCCCGTTCTTTATCGATGGGCTGGCGCGCGTGGCGGGCGAACGGGCAGCCGCTGCGGAGTAG
- a CDS encoding FAD synthetase family protein, producing the protein MDFQAAQTRIVTDEQAALPACVMAIGAFDGVHRGHQALIRGAVAEARAAQTASVVWTFDPPPKVVFGRAAQLCPLEEKLARIARLGPDMIVVARFDRLYAGRSADRFLSDLARLNPRTIHVGADFRFGHRQSGDTALLSHHFKVNIAQPVICAAGETVSSTRIRALRASGRLTEARALQGPFESAAFLTGRMLTQDLRFEETTP; encoded by the coding sequence ATGGATTTCCAGGCAGCACAGACACGCATCGTGACAGACGAGCAGGCGGCTCTGCCCGCCTGCGTCATGGCCATTGGCGCCTTCGACGGCGTCCATCGCGGGCACCAGGCGCTGATCCGCGGCGCCGTGGCCGAGGCACGGGCGGCGCAGACGGCCTCTGTCGTCTGGACATTCGATCCGCCGCCCAAGGTCGTCTTCGGTCGCGCCGCGCAGCTTTGCCCGCTGGAGGAAAAGCTGGCACGCATTGCCCGGCTCGGCCCCGACATGATCGTGGTCGCCCGCTTCGACCGTCTCTATGCGGGTCGAAGCGCCGACAGGTTCCTGAGCGATCTCGCCCGGCTCAACCCCCGGACAATACACGTCGGTGCGGACTTCAGGTTCGGCCACCGGCAATCCGGCGACACCGCCCTATTGTCGCACCATTTCAAGGTTAACATTGCGCAACCGGTGATCTGCGCAGCGGGTGAGACCGTCTCGTCCACGCGCATTCGCGCCCTACGTGCAAGCGGGAGACTGACAGAGGCCCGCGCCCTGCAAGGCCCTTTCGAGAGCGCCGCCTTTCTGACCGGGCGGATGCTGACCCAAGACCTCAGATTCGAGGAGACGACGCCATGA
- a CDS encoding intradiol ring-cleavage dioxygenase, whose protein sequence is MRNVTVENVTDVVVDAIGASSDIPARQKEIMTALVKHLHGFCKEVNLTHGEFMQACDFLARAGAVCSDKRQEFILLGDILGVEVLCDMLSNPTPNGETTGTVLGPFFRENAPVLPHGASIVQKHFDNEETVFIEGYVKDASGSPIAGAIIDIWEDAPNGLYENHDPDQPDYNLRGRFETDENGYYACRAIRPVPYPIPSDWTAGEMIAYMGHHTMRPGHIHFWVSKEGYRPLVSQIYDASSDYLDNDSVFAVKENLIGEFRKADAGHDTDLYVQFDFVMADQKLAMAAE, encoded by the coding sequence ATGCGCAACGTGACCGTAGAGAACGTCACCGACGTCGTTGTAGACGCCATCGGTGCCAGCAGCGACATTCCCGCCCGCCAGAAGGAAATCATGACCGCACTGGTCAAGCACCTGCACGGCTTCTGCAAGGAAGTGAACCTGACGCACGGCGAATTCATGCAGGCCTGCGACTTCCTCGCCCGCGCCGGTGCCGTGTGCTCCGACAAGCGGCAGGAGTTCATCCTGCTGGGCGACATCCTCGGCGTGGAGGTGCTGTGCGACATGCTGTCGAACCCCACGCCCAACGGCGAAACCACCGGCACCGTGCTTGGCCCCTTCTTCCGCGAGAACGCTCCGGTCCTGCCGCATGGCGCCTCCATCGTGCAGAAGCATTTCGACAACGAGGAAACGGTCTTCATCGAGGGCTACGTCAAGGACGCCTCCGGCAGCCCGATCGCCGGCGCGATCATCGACATCTGGGAAGACGCGCCGAACGGTCTTTATGAGAACCACGACCCGGATCAGCCGGACTACAACCTGCGTGGCCGCTTCGAGACAGACGAAAACGGCTATTACGCCTGCCGTGCGATCCGTCCCGTGCCTTACCCGATCCCCTCTGATTGGACCGCGGGCGAGATGATCGCTTACATGGGCCACCACACCATGCGCCCGGGCCACATCCACTTCTGGGTCAGCAAGGAGGGTTACCGTCCGCTCGTGTCGCAGATCTATGATGCCTCCTCCGACTACCTCGACAACGACTCCGTGTTCGCCGTGAAAGAGAACCTGATCGGCGAATTCCGCAAGGCGGACGCCGGGCATGACACGGACCTCTACGTGCAGTTCGACTTTGTGATGGCCGACCAGAAACTGGCCATGGCTGCCGAGTGA